A stretch of the Candidatus Nezhaarchaeales archaeon genome encodes the following:
- a CDS encoding S-methyl-5'-thioinosine phosphorylase: MKVAIIGGSGLETLLQGREMTVNTPYGEVQLIETTIGKEELFFIPRHGKGHVLPPHKVNFRANIKALQLLNVERIIGVSAVGIISKEELKPGDLVVIDDFVDFTKARAQTFYDGPTVRHVDMTQPYCPEVRSALIRACEALNVRFSPRGVYACTEGPRLETPAEIRMMRALKCDVVGMSGIPEAVLARELGICYAMLCICTNYAAGLQDRLTFREVLEVMRGKSMEAKRVILESLKFIPKEKGCSCSKYE, from the coding sequence GTGAAGGTAGCTATCATAGGTGGATCGGGGCTTGAAACGCTACTTCAAGGTAGAGAGATGACGGTTAACACCCCGTACGGTGAAGTTCAGCTTATCGAGACGACTATCGGTAAGGAGGAGCTATTTTTCATCCCACGCCATGGTAAGGGCCACGTTCTACCCCCTCATAAGGTTAATTTCCGAGCTAACATAAAGGCCCTTCAACTATTAAACGTGGAGAGGATTATAGGGGTGAGCGCAGTAGGTATCATAAGTAAGGAGGAGTTAAAACCTGGAGATTTAGTGGTTATTGACGACTTCGTGGACTTCACTAAGGCTCGCGCTCAAACATTCTACGATGGTCCTACAGTTCGCCACGTCGATATGACGCAGCCCTACTGCCCCGAGGTTAGAAGCGCCTTAATAAGGGCTTGTGAGGCGCTTAACGTTAGGTTCTCACCAAGGGGTGTTTACGCGTGTACTGAGGGGCCTAGGCTTGAAACACCGGCCGAGATAAGGATGATGCGCGCATTGAAATGCGACGTTGTAGGTATGAGCGGTATCCCTGAAGCTGTACTAGCTAGGGAGTTGGGTATTTGCTACGCAATGCTTTGTATCTGTACAAACTACGCCGCAGGCCTACAAGATAGGTTAACCTTTAGAGAGGTCTTAGAGGTTATGCGCGGAAAAAGCATGGAGGCTAAAC
- a CDS encoding DUF373 family protein has translation MVLYVDRDNDVGRTTGIKTPILGREANLKAAMEFIMREPEDADANAMFAALQVYRSLLSDERYTCEVATITGSGGRGVEADIKVASELNEVLKVFPADSVILVSDGVSDEEVLPIIQSKVPIASVRRVVIRQSRGVEETYLLFTRYLRLMVEDPRYSPFFLGIPGLFIIALAVLTILNLLSYAGIALMIAAGFIMFIKGFRVDEKVVRAWSKSPIMFFSSLIALLTFGVALYLGADSVVKQVELKPELLSLSNVPRLLGVFLALRGGGALPFKVYASDIIMVGIIILIVGRGVEKYVSGAPKLWHEVVTLVFCLMFIFVLREVTALLNDPSLSPLGFLTWMLLTSLTCASLVLTFIVYEKVTKKLGGEK, from the coding sequence TTGGTTTTATACGTTGATCGGGATAACGATGTAGGTAGAACTACGGGTATTAAGACCCCTATATTAGGGCGGGAAGCTAATTTAAAAGCGGCCATGGAGTTTATAATGCGCGAGCCTGAGGATGCTGACGCGAACGCCATGTTCGCAGCCCTTCAAGTATATAGAAGCCTCCTCTCCGATGAACGTTATACCTGTGAAGTAGCCACTATTACTGGTTCAGGGGGGCGAGGTGTTGAAGCCGATATTAAGGTAGCTTCAGAGTTAAACGAGGTGTTAAAGGTTTTCCCCGCTGATAGCGTTATCCTAGTTAGTGACGGAGTATCCGATGAAGAGGTACTACCAATCATACAGTCTAAGGTACCTATAGCATCTGTTAGGAGGGTGGTTATTAGGCAGTCCCGGGGGGTTGAGGAAACGTATCTCCTATTTACGAGGTACTTAAGGTTAATGGTTGAGGATCCTAGGTATTCACCCTTCTTCCTAGGTATACCTGGGCTTTTTATAATAGCTTTAGCTGTACTCACCATACTTAACCTACTGAGCTACGCTGGAATAGCGTTAATGATCGCGGCCGGGTTTATTATGTTTATTAAGGGCTTCCGCGTGGACGAGAAAGTCGTAAGGGCGTGGTCGAAGTCGCCGATAATGTTCTTCAGCTCGCTAATAGCGTTATTAACGTTCGGCGTAGCCCTATACTTAGGGGCTGACTCAGTAGTTAAACAAGTGGAGTTAAAACCTGAGCTCCTAAGCCTTTCAAACGTACCGAGGCTTCTTGGGGTATTCTTAGCGTTAAGGGGTGGAGGAGCCTTACCCTTCAAGGTTTACGCTAGCGATATAATAATGGTCGGCATAATAATCCTGATCGTAGGTCGAGGTGTTGAAAAGTACGTAAGCGGAGCCCCAAAGCTATGGCATGAGGTAGTTACGCTGGTTTTTTGCCTCATGTTCATATTTGTTCTACGGGAGGTGACGGCCCTATTAAACGATCCCTCATTAAGCCCTCTAGGGTTCTTAACTTGGATGCTTCTAACCTCCCTTACCTGTGCCTCCTTAGTATTAACGTTCATAGTATACGAGAAGGTAACGAAGAAGCTGGGGGGTGAAAAGTGA